A portion of the Enterobacter sp. SA187 genome contains these proteins:
- the nadA gene encoding quinolinate synthase NadA, with translation MSVMFDPETAIYPFPPKPAPLNHDEKQAYREEIKRLLKARDAVMVAHYYTDPEIQQLAEETGGCISDSLEMARFGAKHPASTLLVAGVRFMGETAKILSPEKTILMPTLQAECSLDLGCPADAFSAFCDAHPDRTVVVYANTSAAVKARADWVVTSSIAVELIEHLDSLGEKILWAPDRHLGNYVQKQTGADVLCWQGACIVHDEFKTQALARMKGLYPDAAILVHPESPQAVVEMADAVGSTSQLIAAAKTLPQKQLIVATDRGIFYKMQQAVPEKELLEAPTAGEGATCRSCAHCPWMAMNGLKAIADGLRSGGAEHEIHVDAALREGALRPLNRMLDFAATLRSST, from the coding sequence ATGAGCGTGATGTTCGATCCGGAAACCGCGATTTATCCCTTTCCGCCAAAGCCTGCGCCCTTAAACCATGATGAAAAACAGGCGTACCGCGAAGAAATTAAACGTCTTCTGAAAGCGCGGGATGCGGTGATGGTGGCGCACTACTACACCGACCCGGAAATCCAACAGCTGGCGGAAGAAACCGGTGGCTGTATTTCTGATTCGCTGGAGATGGCGCGCTTTGGCGCAAAACATCCTGCCTCAACGCTGCTGGTCGCGGGCGTCCGCTTTATGGGCGAAACCGCCAAAATTCTCAGCCCGGAAAAAACCATCCTCATGCCAACCCTTCAGGCAGAATGCTCGCTGGATCTCGGCTGTCCGGCCGATGCGTTCAGCGCATTCTGTGATGCCCATCCGGATCGCACCGTGGTGGTGTATGCCAACACCTCTGCCGCCGTCAAAGCGCGCGCCGACTGGGTGGTGACCTCCAGCATCGCCGTTGAGCTGATCGAGCATCTCGACAGCCTCGGAGAGAAAATCCTCTGGGCGCCGGACCGGCATCTCGGCAATTATGTGCAAAAACAGACCGGCGCGGATGTGCTGTGCTGGCAGGGTGCCTGTATCGTACATGATGAGTTTAAAACTCAGGCGCTGGCGCGCATGAAAGGATTGTATCCGGATGCTGCGATCCTTGTGCATCCGGAATCCCCGCAGGCGGTGGTGGAGATGGCTGACGCGGTGGGATCTACCAGCCAGCTGATTGCCGCTGCGAAAACGCTGCCGCAAAAACAGCTGATTGTGGCCACCGATCGCGGGATCTTTTATAAGATGCAGCAGGCCGTGCCGGAAAAGGAACTGCTGGAAGCGCCGACCGCAGGCGAGGGGGCAACCTGCCGCAGCTGTGCGCACTGTCCGTGGATGGCGATGAACGGCCTGAAGGCTATCGCTGACGGCCTCAGAAGCGGTGGCGCTGAGCATGAGATCCATGTTGACGCCGCGCTGCGTGAAGGCGCTCTCAGGCCGTTAAACCGCATGCTGGATTTTGCAGC